In Anomalospiza imberbis isolate Cuckoo-Finch-1a 21T00152 chromosome 19, ASM3175350v1, whole genome shotgun sequence, a genomic segment contains:
- the TMEM94 gene encoding endoplasmic reticulum magnesium-transporting P-type ATPase isoform X1 has translation MDLKEKCQDEMTSSLGLTTKKALTILRDQLSALLEGHQKERKKGSSWKEVWRSSFLYHGNRCSCFHWPGASLMLLAVLLLLCCYGSQPQGSQGAEIVNALALFLLLLLDLLMIGRQERLKCREVERRLQTIVDKINDTLGKEVKWPDSMYPDLHMPYAPSWSLHWAYRDGHLVNLPVSLLVEGDVVALRPGQESFASLRGIKDDEHIVLEPGDLFPPFSPPPSPRGEVKKGPQNPQIYRLFRVLKTPIIDNVRWCLEMALSRPVTALDNERFTVQSVMLKYAVPIVLAGFLITNAVRFIFQAPGIASWQYTLLQLQVNGVLPILPLLFPVLWILATAFGEARVLAQMSKASSTSLLAKFSEDTLSSYTEMVSSQEMIRCIWSHFLCVLKGKSPTLSFTSSLLHSLGSVTVLCCVDKQGILSWPNPSPETVLFFSGKVEPPHDSHEDLTDELSTRSFCHPEMEDEPHERDALLSGPLADTVHMANEQERNNWSADAPKAPEASAHRKPNSRSKHPSGSNVSFSKDTEGGEEEHTQVVGDSEVLACEAEDFVCDYHLEMLSLSQDQQNPSCIQFDDSNWHMHLNSLKPLGLNVLLNLCNAGVTERLCRFSDHLCNIALQETHNAVLPVHVPWGLCELARLIGFTPGAKDLFKQENYLALYRLPSDEMVKETILGKLSSITKRRPPLSHMINLFVKDTTTSTEQMFSHGTADIILEACTDFWDGTDIYPLSGSDRKKVLDFYQRACLSGYCSAFAYKPMHCALSSQLNGKCIELVQVPGQSAIFTCCDLPGTTPIKQSSRRNSWSSDEGIGEVMEKEDCIQALSGQIFMGMVSSQYQARLDIVRLIDGLVNACIRFVYFSLEDELKSKVFAEKMGLETGWNCHISLTPNGDVPGSEIPPSSPSHAGSLHDDLHQVSRDDVEGLLLMEEEGHSDLISFQPTDSDIPSFLEDCNRAKLPRGIHQVRPHLQNIDNVPLLVPLFTDCTPETMCEMIKIMQEYGEVTCCLGSSANLRNSCLFLQSDISIALDPLYPSRCSWETFGYATSTTLSNGSEELTPLQLSGQLNSLPCSMSFRQEESTSIIRLIEQARHATYGIRKCFLFLLQCQLTLVVIQFLSCLVQLPPILSTTDIVWLSCFCYPLLSISLLGKPPHSSIMTMATGKNLTSIPKKTQHYFLLCFLLKFSLTICSCLICFGFTLHESCKGVNTTSLNLTVCSSIMLHSNAYGAPDWFGTFSNALLVAQKLTAGLIVLHTVFISITHVHRTKPLWKKSPLSNRWWTLTVAVVVLGQVAQTVLDLKLWENLNSSLTFNHVSISPVAWLLGFLSLVLVVIINEIVKLHEIRVRVRYQKRQKLQFETKLGMNSPF, from the exons GATGAGATGACCTCAAGTTTGGGCCTTACCACAAAGAAAGCCCTCACGATCCTGAGAGACCAATTGTCAGCTCTGCTGGAGGGGCATCAGAAGGAACGGAAAAAAGGGTCTTCATGGAAG GAGGTGTGGAGGAGCAGTTTTCTGTACCATGGTAACCGCTGCTCCTGCTTCCACTGGCCTGGTGCATctctgatgctgctggcagtgctgttgctgctgtgctgctatGGGAGCCAGCCACAGGGGAG CCAAGGTGCTGAGATAGTCAATGCACTGGcactcttcctcctgctcctcttggATCTCCTCATGATTGGGCGTCAAGAGAGGCTGAAGTGCAGAGAGGTGGAGAGGAGGCTTCAGACCATCGTTGATAAGATAAACG ATACACTTGGCAAAGAGGTGAAATGGCCAGACTCCATGTACCCTGACCTTCACATGCCTTATGCCCCATCCTGGTCCCTTCACTGGGCCTACAGGGATGGGCATCTTGTCAACCTGCCCGTGAGCCTCTTGGTAGAAGGAGATGTTGTGGCTTTGAGGCCAGGCCAGGAATCATTTGCTTCTCTGAGAGGGATTAAG GATGATGAGCACATAGTTCTGGAGCCTGGAGATCTATTTCCACCCTTttcaccccctccctccccaaggGGAGAAGTGAAGAAGGGACCTCAGAATCCTCAGATCTATCGTCTCTTCCGTGTGTTGAAGACCCCAATAATTGATAATGTCAG gTGGTGCCTGGAAATGGCTCTGTCACGGCCTGTGACAGCCCTGGATAATGAGAGGTTCACTGTACAGTCAGTGATGCTGAAATATGCTGTTCCTATCGTGCTG GCTGGATTCTTGATCACCAATGCCGTGCGCTTCATTTTCCAAGCTCCTGGAATTGCTTCCTGGCAGTACACTCTTCTTCAGCTGCAG GTGAATGGTGTCTTACCCATCCTTCCGTTGCTCTTTCCTGTCCTGTGGATTCTTGCTACAGCCTTTGGAGAAGCCAGAGTGTTGGCCCAGATGAGCAAGGCCTCCTCCACCTCACTG CTTGCTAAGTTTTCAGAGGACACTCTCAGCAGCTACACAGAGATGGTATCTTCTCAG GAAATGATACGATGTATCTGGAGCCACTTCCTCTGTGTTTTAAAAGGCAAATCCCCAACTCTGAGCTTCACTTCCAGCTTGCTCCACAGTCTGGGATCTGTCACT GTGCTCTGCTGTGTAGACAAGCAGGGGATTCTTTCCTGGCCAAACCCCAGCCCAGAGACTGTTCTGTTCTTCAGTGGGAAGGTGGAACCACCTCATGACAGCCACGAAGACCTGACTGATGAGCTTTCCACACGGTCCTTTTGCCATCCTGAGATGGAAGATGAG CCCCATGAAAGAGATGCTTTGCTCTCTGGCCCCCTGGCAGACACAGTGCACATGGCCAATGAACAGGAGAGGAACAACTGGTCTGCTGATGctccaaaggctcctgaagcCTCTGCCCACCGAAAGCCAAACAGCAGAAGCAAACATCCCTCTGGATCTAACGTGAGCTTCAGCAAGGACACGGAGGGTGGAGAGGAGGAACATACTCAG GTTGTTGGAGACAGTGAGGTGTTGGCTTGTGAGGCCGAAGACTTTGTGTGTGACTACCACCTGGAGATGCTCAGCCTGTCCCAAGACCAGCAGAACCCCTCCTGCATCCAGTTTGATGACTCCAACTGGCACATGCACCTGAATTCCCTCAAGCCTCTGGGCCTGAACGTGCTGCTCAACCTGTGCAACGCTGGCGTGACCGAGCGGCTGTGCCGCTTCTCCGACCACCTCTGCAACATCGCCCTGCAGGAGACTCacaatgctgtgctgcctgtCCATGTGCCCTGGGGCCTCTGTGAGCTTGCCAGGCTGATAG GTTTTACACCAGGTGCTAAAGATCTTTTCAAGCAGGAGAACTATTTGGCTTTGTACCGCTTGCCAAGTGATGAGATGGTTAAGGAAACCATCCTGGGGAAGCTTTCATCCATCACCAAGAGGAGACCCCCCCTGAGCCACATGATTAATCTGTTTGTGAAGGACACCACTACCA GCACTGAGCAGATGTTTTCTCATGGGACAGCTGACATCATCCTTGAGGCCTGCACTGACTTTTGGGATGGTACCGATATCTACCCCCTCTCTGGCTCTGACAG GAAGAAGGTGCTGGATTTCTACCAGCGAGCCTGCCTGTCAGGATACTGCTCTGCCTTTGCATACAAGCCAATGCACTGTGCCTTGTCCTCCCAGCTCAATGGCAAGTGCATCGAGCTGGTGCAGGTGCCGGGGCAGAGCGCGATCTTCACGTGCTGCGACCTCCCCGGGACCACTCCCATCAAACAGAGCAGCCGCAGGAATAGCTGGAGCTCAGATG AAGGGATTGGGGAAGTGATGGAGAAGGAAGACTGTATCCAGGCTCTGAGTGGACAGATCTTCATGGGAATGGTCTCATCTCAGTATCAGGCCCGCCTTGACATTGTCCGCCTCATTGATGGATTGGTCAATGCCTGCATTCGTTTTGTCTACTTCTCCCTGGAGGATGAGCTCAAAAGCAAG GTGTTTGCTGAGAAAATGGGCCTGGAGACTGGCTGGAATTGCCACATATCCTTAACACCCAATGGTGATGTGCCTGGCTCAGAGATCCCCCCGTCCAGCCCCAGCCATGCTGGCTCCCTGCACGATGACCTCCATCAGG TTTCCCGAGATGATGTGGAGGGGCTTCTGCtgatggaagaggaggggcaCTCGGATCTCATCAGCTTCCAGCCAACAGACAGCGATATCCCCAGCTTCCTGGAGGACTGTAACAGG GCCAAACTCCCCCGGGGGATCCACCAGGTGAGACCTCACCTCCAGAACATTGACAACGTGCCTTTGCTGGTGCCCCTGTTCACAGACTGCACCCCAGAGA CCATGTGTGAGATGATCAAGATCATGCAAGAGTATGGGGAGGTGACCTGCTGTCTGGGAAGCTCTGCCAACCTTCGGAACAGTTGCCTCTTCCTGCAGAGTGATATCAG TATAGCCCTGGACCCTCTCTACCCATCCCGCTGCTCCTGGGAGACCTTTGGCTATGCCACCAGCACGACCCTGAGCAATGGCTCTGAGGAGCTCACCCCGCTGCAGCTCTCAGGGCAGCTCaacagcctgccctgctccatgTCCTTCCGCCAAGAAGAGAGCACCAGCATCATCAGGCTCATAGAGCAG GCCAGGCATGCAACGTACGGGATCCGCAAGTGTTTCCTCTtcctgctgcagtgccagctgacCTTGGTTGTCATTCAG TTCCTCTCCTGCCTGGTGCAGCTGCCCCCCATCCTCAGTACCACAGACATTGTGTGGCTCTCCTGTTTCTGCTACCCACTGCTCAG TATCTCGCTCCTGGGCAAGcctccccacagctccatcATGACCATGGCAACAGGAAAAAACTTGACTTCCATTCCCAAGAAG ACTCAGCACTacttcctgctctgcttcctgctGAAATTCAGCCTGACCATTTGCTCCTGCCTCATCTGCTTCGGGTTCACCCTGCATGAGTCCTGCAAAGGGGTGAACACGACCAGCCTCAACCTCACAGTCTGCTCCTCCATCATGCTGCACAG TAATGCTTATGGTGCTCCTGACTGGTTTGGGACATTTTCCAATGCTCTCCTGGTAGCCCAGAAGCTCACGGCTGGCCTGATTGTTTTACACACAG TGTTCATATCCATCACCCACGTCCATCGCACCAAGCCCCTGTGGAAGAAGAGCCCCCTCTCCAACCGCTGGTGGACGCTCACTGTGGCTGTTGT AGTGCTGGGGCAAGTGGCACAGACTGTGCTGGACCTGAAACTCTGGGAAAACCTCAACTCTTCTTTGACCTTTAACCACGTCTCCATCTCTCCAGTCGCATGGCTCCTGGGTTTTCTTTCCTTGGTCCTTGTGGTTATCATCAATGAGATTGTCAAGCTGCATGAAATCAG gGTCCGTGTCCGTTACCAAAAGAGGCAGAAGTTGCAGTTTGAAACCAAGTTGGGGATGAATTCTCCATTTTAA
- the TMEM94 gene encoding endoplasmic reticulum magnesium-transporting P-type ATPase isoform X2 codes for MLFKQADLWIPHQGKCRKDEMTSSLGLTTKKALTILRDQLSALLEGHQKERKKGSSWKEVWRSSFLYHGNRCSCFHWPGASLMLLAVLLLLCCYGSQPQGSQGAEIVNALALFLLLLLDLLMIGRQERLKCREVERRLQTIVDKINDTLGKEVKWPDSMYPDLHMPYAPSWSLHWAYRDGHLVNLPVSLLVEGDVVALRPGQESFASLRGIKDDEHIVLEPGDLFPPFSPPPSPRGEVKKGPQNPQIYRLFRVLKTPIIDNVRWCLEMALSRPVTALDNERFTVQSVMLKYAVPIVLAGFLITNAVRFIFQAPGIASWQYTLLQLQVNGVLPILPLLFPVLWILATAFGEARVLAQMSKASSTSLEMIRCIWSHFLCVLKGKSPTLSFTSSLLHSLGSVTVLCCVDKQGILSWPNPSPETVLFFSGKVEPPHDSHEDLTDELSTRSFCHPEMEDEPHERDALLSGPLADTVHMANEQERNNWSADAPKAPEASAHRKPNSRSKHPSGSNVSFSKDTEGGEEEHTQVVGDSEVLACEAEDFVCDYHLEMLSLSQDQQNPSCIQFDDSNWHMHLNSLKPLGLNVLLNLCNAGVTERLCRFSDHLCNIALQETHNAVLPVHVPWGLCELARLIGFTPGAKDLFKQENYLALYRLPSDEMVKETILGKLSSITKRRPPLSHMINLFVKDTTTSTEQMFSHGTADIILEACTDFWDGTDIYPLSGSDRKKVLDFYQRACLSGYCSAFAYKPMHCALSSQLNGKCIELVQVPGQSAIFTCCDLPGTTPIKQSSRRNSWSSDEGIGEVMEKEDCIQALSGQIFMGMVSSQYQARLDIVRLIDGLVNACIRFVYFSLEDELKSKVFAEKMGLETGWNCHISLTPNGDVPGSEIPPSSPSHAGSLHDDLHQVSRDDVEGLLLMEEEGHSDLISFQPTDSDIPSFLEDCNRAKLPRGIHQVRPHLQNIDNVPLLVPLFTDCTPETMCEMIKIMQEYGEVTCCLGSSANLRNSCLFLQSDISIALDPLYPSRCSWETFGYATSTTLSNGSEELTPLQLSGQLNSLPCSMSFRQEESTSIIRLIEQARHATYGIRKCFLFLLQCQLTLVVIQFLSCLVQLPPILSTTDIVWLSCFCYPLLSISLLGKPPHSSIMTMATGKNLTSIPKKTQHYFLLCFLLKFSLTICSCLICFGFTLHESCKGVNTTSLNLTVCSSIMLHSNAYGAPDWFGTFSNALLVAQKLTAGLIVLHTVFISITHVHRTKPLWKKSPLSNRWWTLTVAVVVLGQVAQTVLDLKLWENLNSSLTFNHVSISPVAWLLGFLSLVLVVIINEIVKLHEIRVRVRYQKRQKLQFETKLGMNSPF; via the exons GATGAGATGACCTCAAGTTTGGGCCTTACCACAAAGAAAGCCCTCACGATCCTGAGAGACCAATTGTCAGCTCTGCTGGAGGGGCATCAGAAGGAACGGAAAAAAGGGTCTTCATGGAAG GAGGTGTGGAGGAGCAGTTTTCTGTACCATGGTAACCGCTGCTCCTGCTTCCACTGGCCTGGTGCATctctgatgctgctggcagtgctgttgctgctgtgctgctatGGGAGCCAGCCACAGGGGAG CCAAGGTGCTGAGATAGTCAATGCACTGGcactcttcctcctgctcctcttggATCTCCTCATGATTGGGCGTCAAGAGAGGCTGAAGTGCAGAGAGGTGGAGAGGAGGCTTCAGACCATCGTTGATAAGATAAACG ATACACTTGGCAAAGAGGTGAAATGGCCAGACTCCATGTACCCTGACCTTCACATGCCTTATGCCCCATCCTGGTCCCTTCACTGGGCCTACAGGGATGGGCATCTTGTCAACCTGCCCGTGAGCCTCTTGGTAGAAGGAGATGTTGTGGCTTTGAGGCCAGGCCAGGAATCATTTGCTTCTCTGAGAGGGATTAAG GATGATGAGCACATAGTTCTGGAGCCTGGAGATCTATTTCCACCCTTttcaccccctccctccccaaggGGAGAAGTGAAGAAGGGACCTCAGAATCCTCAGATCTATCGTCTCTTCCGTGTGTTGAAGACCCCAATAATTGATAATGTCAG gTGGTGCCTGGAAATGGCTCTGTCACGGCCTGTGACAGCCCTGGATAATGAGAGGTTCACTGTACAGTCAGTGATGCTGAAATATGCTGTTCCTATCGTGCTG GCTGGATTCTTGATCACCAATGCCGTGCGCTTCATTTTCCAAGCTCCTGGAATTGCTTCCTGGCAGTACACTCTTCTTCAGCTGCAG GTGAATGGTGTCTTACCCATCCTTCCGTTGCTCTTTCCTGTCCTGTGGATTCTTGCTACAGCCTTTGGAGAAGCCAGAGTGTTGGCCCAGATGAGCAAGGCCTCCTCCACCTCACTG GAAATGATACGATGTATCTGGAGCCACTTCCTCTGTGTTTTAAAAGGCAAATCCCCAACTCTGAGCTTCACTTCCAGCTTGCTCCACAGTCTGGGATCTGTCACT GTGCTCTGCTGTGTAGACAAGCAGGGGATTCTTTCCTGGCCAAACCCCAGCCCAGAGACTGTTCTGTTCTTCAGTGGGAAGGTGGAACCACCTCATGACAGCCACGAAGACCTGACTGATGAGCTTTCCACACGGTCCTTTTGCCATCCTGAGATGGAAGATGAG CCCCATGAAAGAGATGCTTTGCTCTCTGGCCCCCTGGCAGACACAGTGCACATGGCCAATGAACAGGAGAGGAACAACTGGTCTGCTGATGctccaaaggctcctgaagcCTCTGCCCACCGAAAGCCAAACAGCAGAAGCAAACATCCCTCTGGATCTAACGTGAGCTTCAGCAAGGACACGGAGGGTGGAGAGGAGGAACATACTCAG GTTGTTGGAGACAGTGAGGTGTTGGCTTGTGAGGCCGAAGACTTTGTGTGTGACTACCACCTGGAGATGCTCAGCCTGTCCCAAGACCAGCAGAACCCCTCCTGCATCCAGTTTGATGACTCCAACTGGCACATGCACCTGAATTCCCTCAAGCCTCTGGGCCTGAACGTGCTGCTCAACCTGTGCAACGCTGGCGTGACCGAGCGGCTGTGCCGCTTCTCCGACCACCTCTGCAACATCGCCCTGCAGGAGACTCacaatgctgtgctgcctgtCCATGTGCCCTGGGGCCTCTGTGAGCTTGCCAGGCTGATAG GTTTTACACCAGGTGCTAAAGATCTTTTCAAGCAGGAGAACTATTTGGCTTTGTACCGCTTGCCAAGTGATGAGATGGTTAAGGAAACCATCCTGGGGAAGCTTTCATCCATCACCAAGAGGAGACCCCCCCTGAGCCACATGATTAATCTGTTTGTGAAGGACACCACTACCA GCACTGAGCAGATGTTTTCTCATGGGACAGCTGACATCATCCTTGAGGCCTGCACTGACTTTTGGGATGGTACCGATATCTACCCCCTCTCTGGCTCTGACAG GAAGAAGGTGCTGGATTTCTACCAGCGAGCCTGCCTGTCAGGATACTGCTCTGCCTTTGCATACAAGCCAATGCACTGTGCCTTGTCCTCCCAGCTCAATGGCAAGTGCATCGAGCTGGTGCAGGTGCCGGGGCAGAGCGCGATCTTCACGTGCTGCGACCTCCCCGGGACCACTCCCATCAAACAGAGCAGCCGCAGGAATAGCTGGAGCTCAGATG AAGGGATTGGGGAAGTGATGGAGAAGGAAGACTGTATCCAGGCTCTGAGTGGACAGATCTTCATGGGAATGGTCTCATCTCAGTATCAGGCCCGCCTTGACATTGTCCGCCTCATTGATGGATTGGTCAATGCCTGCATTCGTTTTGTCTACTTCTCCCTGGAGGATGAGCTCAAAAGCAAG GTGTTTGCTGAGAAAATGGGCCTGGAGACTGGCTGGAATTGCCACATATCCTTAACACCCAATGGTGATGTGCCTGGCTCAGAGATCCCCCCGTCCAGCCCCAGCCATGCTGGCTCCCTGCACGATGACCTCCATCAGG TTTCCCGAGATGATGTGGAGGGGCTTCTGCtgatggaagaggaggggcaCTCGGATCTCATCAGCTTCCAGCCAACAGACAGCGATATCCCCAGCTTCCTGGAGGACTGTAACAGG GCCAAACTCCCCCGGGGGATCCACCAGGTGAGACCTCACCTCCAGAACATTGACAACGTGCCTTTGCTGGTGCCCCTGTTCACAGACTGCACCCCAGAGA CCATGTGTGAGATGATCAAGATCATGCAAGAGTATGGGGAGGTGACCTGCTGTCTGGGAAGCTCTGCCAACCTTCGGAACAGTTGCCTCTTCCTGCAGAGTGATATCAG TATAGCCCTGGACCCTCTCTACCCATCCCGCTGCTCCTGGGAGACCTTTGGCTATGCCACCAGCACGACCCTGAGCAATGGCTCTGAGGAGCTCACCCCGCTGCAGCTCTCAGGGCAGCTCaacagcctgccctgctccatgTCCTTCCGCCAAGAAGAGAGCACCAGCATCATCAGGCTCATAGAGCAG GCCAGGCATGCAACGTACGGGATCCGCAAGTGTTTCCTCTtcctgctgcagtgccagctgacCTTGGTTGTCATTCAG TTCCTCTCCTGCCTGGTGCAGCTGCCCCCCATCCTCAGTACCACAGACATTGTGTGGCTCTCCTGTTTCTGCTACCCACTGCTCAG TATCTCGCTCCTGGGCAAGcctccccacagctccatcATGACCATGGCAACAGGAAAAAACTTGACTTCCATTCCCAAGAAG ACTCAGCACTacttcctgctctgcttcctgctGAAATTCAGCCTGACCATTTGCTCCTGCCTCATCTGCTTCGGGTTCACCCTGCATGAGTCCTGCAAAGGGGTGAACACGACCAGCCTCAACCTCACAGTCTGCTCCTCCATCATGCTGCACAG TAATGCTTATGGTGCTCCTGACTGGTTTGGGACATTTTCCAATGCTCTCCTGGTAGCCCAGAAGCTCACGGCTGGCCTGATTGTTTTACACACAG TGTTCATATCCATCACCCACGTCCATCGCACCAAGCCCCTGTGGAAGAAGAGCCCCCTCTCCAACCGCTGGTGGACGCTCACTGTGGCTGTTGT AGTGCTGGGGCAAGTGGCACAGACTGTGCTGGACCTGAAACTCTGGGAAAACCTCAACTCTTCTTTGACCTTTAACCACGTCTCCATCTCTCCAGTCGCATGGCTCCTGGGTTTTCTTTCCTTGGTCCTTGTGGTTATCATCAATGAGATTGTCAAGCTGCATGAAATCAG gGTCCGTGTCCGTTACCAAAAGAGGCAGAAGTTGCAGTTTGAAACCAAGTTGGGGATGAATTCTCCATTTTAA